In the genome of Sinorhizobium chiapasense, the window AGAGCCAGTCGGGCATAATCATTATCTGTCCGAAGCGGACGAGCGAGGAAGCGTATGGCAGGTTGATCGAACCGGTTGGGCCGAGGATATAGAGCTGCATGCCCAGCAGCGCGAGAAGACCAGCGAGCGTGGCGATGAAGCTCGGCATACCGAGCCGGTTGTAGAGGGTTGCATAGATTAGTCCGACTGCGGCGCCGACCAGAAGCGCCGCGAATATTGCTGCGGCGATCGGCCAGCCGGAATTCACCCACAACACCCCGATCATCGCCGAGGCCAGGCCGCTCATGGAGCCCACCGAAAGATCGATTTCGCCTAGCACAAGCACGCAAATGATCCCCAGCGAGATCACGCCCACAGTGGCGCAATCGAAGAGCAGGTTCACCAGGTTGTTGGGAGCAAGAAAGACCGGATTGAGTGCTGAAAAGATGATCGATATGACAATGAGGCCTACCGCGACCGGCAGCATGCCGAGGTCGCCCGACCGGACGCGATCAATGAAGCCCCATACCATGTCGAGGATTCCCTCGTCGTGGCGCACACGTTCATCGCTGCGGTCAAGCCTCTGCTGGGTCTGGACAGCGGTGTTCGAAGGATTCTGGCTCATGCGGCTCCTCCGCTCTGCTCGTTGGCGAGGCCGGTCTTGCGGTCGAGACGACGAGAAACGGCGTTCTCCGTGGCACCGGTGATCGCGGTGACGAGGTCATGGTTGGACGCGTCCGGCAGGAAGACGCCGTTGTTCCGGCCAAGCCGTAGTACGACGATGCGATCCGCCACGGCGCGCACGTCTTCCATGTTGTGGCTGATGATGATTACGCCGAGCCCGCGGTCGCGGACGCGTTCGATCAGGTTGAGGACTTCGGCGGTCTGGGCGACGCCGAGCGCCGCCGTCGGCTCATCGAGCATGATGAGCTTGGGATCCAGAAGCAGCGAGCGCGCGATCGCCACGGTCTGGCGCTGGCCGCCGGAGAGCGACGCGATCGGCTGGCGCACGGACGGGATGCGCGCGGCCAGCTCCCGCAGAAGCGTCCAGGCGCGCACTTCCATCGCGACTTCGTCGAGTTGCCAGGGGGCCAGCTCGTGGCCGAGGAACAGGTTCGCCACGACATCGAGATTTTCGCACAGCGCCAGGTCCTGGAAGACCGTCGCAATCCCGAGGCCAAGCGCCTTTGCGGGATTGTCGAGCGTCACGCCTTCCCCGCAGAACTCGATCGAGCCCGCGGATGGTTGATGCACGCCGGCGAGGATTTTGACGAGCGTCGACTTGCCGGCGCCGTTGTCTCCGACCAACGCGACGACTTCGCCCGCGTTGACGTCGAGCTCGATGTCGGTGAGCGCGGATACGGCGCCAAAATTCTTGGATATGCCGCGAAGACGCAGCACAGGCTCACCTTTCGCGAGAGCATTCTGGATATCGCGTGTCATCGCCTTTCGACCTTTCGACTACGGCGCCGCGCATCAGGCGCGGAAAAACGCTGTAGCGCTTTGAATTGCTGCATGTTTCTACCCTTAAATCGGATGCGATTTAGGGAAACAGGCAGTGGAGCGGGATCAAGGAAACGTACGAGCGATTCCGCCAGGCATCCCGTTCCAAGTTGTTAGAATCCATCACGGCCATGATTATGGGTCGACCAAAAATCATCGCGATCTCGGAGACGTGCTCGGCCGCATCCTGCGGCCGAACACAACAACAGTCAGAGTC includes:
- a CDS encoding ATP-binding cassette domain-containing protein → MTRDIQNALAKGEPVLRLRGISKNFGAVSALTDIELDVNAGEVVALVGDNGAGKSTLVKILAGVHQPSAGSIEFCGEGVTLDNPAKALGLGIATVFQDLALCENLDVVANLFLGHELAPWQLDEVAMEVRAWTLLRELAARIPSVRQPIASLSGGQRQTVAIARSLLLDPKLIMLDEPTAALGVAQTAEVLNLIERVRDRGLGVIIISHNMEDVRAVADRIVVLRLGRNNGVFLPDASNHDLVTAITGATENAVSRRLDRKTGLANEQSGGAA